CCTACTCTCCGCTCCCTCCATAAATAGCTCCACCCTCTCGCTCTCACTCCCCCACCTCACGCACTCATCCATTCGGCCATTCCTTAACATCCTTGTTGCAAGCGGCGCCAGCTTGCTCGCGCTCTCTCGCAGCTGCTACGCTAAAGCAAGTCTAGTCTCTAGAGGAGGAGGCGGAGGGGGAGGCCATGGGCAAGGACGACGTGGTCCAGAGCGGCGCGGGCGGCGGGGAGTTCGCCGCCAAGGACTACACGGACCCGCCGCCGGCGCCGCTGGTGGACGCGGCGGAGCTGGGTTCGTGGTCGCTGTACCGCGCGGTGATCGCGGAGTTCATCGCGACGCTGCTGTTCCTGTACGTGACGGTGGCGACGGTGATCGGGTACAAGCACCAGACGGACGCGTCTGCGTCGGGGGCCGGGGCGGACGCGGCGTGCGGCGGCGTGGGCGTGCTGGGCATCGCGTGGGCCTTCGGCGGCATGATCTTCGTGCTGGTCTACTGCACCGCCGGCATCTCGGGGGGCCACATCAACCCGGCCGTCACCTTCGGCCTCTTCCTGGCGCGCAAGGTGTCGCTGGTGCGCGCGCTGCTGTACATGGTGGCGCAGTGCCTCGGCGCCGTCTGCGGCGTCGGCCTCGTCAAGGCGTTCCAGAGCGCCTACTTCGACCGGTACGGCGGCGGCGCCAACTCGCTCGCGTCCGGCTACTCCCGCGGCGCGGGGCTCGGCGCCGAGATCGTCGGCACCTTCGTGCTCGTGTACACCGTCTTCTCCGCCACCGACCCCAAGCGCAACGCCCGCGACTCCCACGTCCCGGTGAGCACACCACGCCACCACCCGGCCCCGACCAACGCCACCGCCTCTCTTAGCTTCCCTTCTCTTTTATTTATGTTTCTACTACTTTTTGTGCCTCGATCTTACTGCGCGCAGCGCGCATACTCGTCGTACTACACACTGTAGCTCAGTAGCTGTTTGTTTGTTGGAGTTCAAGGGGAGGAGGTTAGCTAGAGCTGAAGTCATGGTAGCAAATAGTAGTAGTAAATAGCACAACACGTCATTAAGGGCTTCATAGTCGTGATAATGGCCGTTATTAAAGAGTCCCGTACTCTCATCCACAGAGGACATCCATCTTCGGAGCCGGACATAGCTCCGACCTTATCCACCCCCCATCGACCATCGTGTAAAAAGCTGAGCTGGGGGTCTGGTCCGGCCCTGTAGCAGGGGTACGTACAGTAGTACATGGTCCGCCGGCTCGGGTCCATCCAGTCCTTGTCGTGATGAGCTGGTCCGTGCACCTCCCTTCCCTTGTGCATGCGTTGTCCCAATGGCTTGTCAGCGAGCCTATCCACCTAAATTTCGCGTGTTGTTTTGAGGAGAAAAACTTTGCTGGAGTTGGCCGACCATCGTATGGTGGTGCGTACTATATCTTTACTATGTCTATCTCCAACACACTGTTTATACGTCTaatttcttattttaaactctaaTCTGTAAACAGTGTAATCTCTGTACGGTCATTTATTCAGGGTGCTGGAGGTGGCCTAAGCACACACACAGATAGAATCCGTGCACGGCAGCGGTACAAAATATACGTGCAGAATCCGTGAATCCGAAGGCAG
This portion of the Zea mays cultivar B73 chromosome 2, Zm-B73-REFERENCE-NAM-5.0, whole genome shotgun sequence genome encodes:
- the LOC542644 gene encoding aquaporin PIP2-2; translation: MGKDDVVQSGAGGGEFAAKDYTDPPPAPLVDAAELGSWSLYRAVIAEFIATLLFLYVTVATVIGYKHQTDASASGAGADAACGGVGVLGIAWAFGGMIFVLVYCTAGISGGHINPAVTFGLFLARKVSLVRALLYMVAQCLGAVCGVGLVKAFQSAYFDRYGGGANSLASGYSRGAGLGAEIVGTFVLVYTVFSATDPKRNARDSHVPVLAPLPIGFAVFMVHLATIPVTGTGINPARSLGAAVVYNKDKPWDDHWIFWVGPLLGAAIAAFYHQYILRAGAIKALGSFRSNA